The following proteins are co-located in the Phytoactinopolyspora mesophila genome:
- a CDS encoding HAD-IC family P-type ATPase, with protein MLPEHEVFLLFETDREHGLDADEARRRLHQIGPNVLPRLSRRGPLVRLLLQFHHPLIYVLLAAAAATTAIGELVDASVILAVVVLNAGIGYLQESRAERALDALVAMVQTEATVVRNGSKVRIPSEEVVPGDVVVLETGDKVPADLRLFAVQELQIDESALTGESVPVAKQSLKLPADTVLGDRANMAYSTSLVSRGHGRGVVVATGADTEIGTIHRLVGEAKTLQTPLTRKIGRFSRILTVAILVLAALTFLLGLARGEDAGYMLTAAVALAVGAIPEGLPAVVTITLAIGVARMAKRQAIIRKLPAVETLGSTTVIGTDKTGTLTSNEMTVTTVVAGDETFTITGTGYAPEGTIRLESAHTSAAHADGLSPDRFPALRECLLAGVLCNDSHLSEHDGRWGITGDPTEAAMITAAAKAGLRQAEVNDEYPRLESLPFDSDRGYMVTLHRKPGGGTVAYLKGAVERVLAMANQELDADGQPAPVDHGAVHAHTDRMASVALRVLAVARVDLAPPPSVDHTGVTTLTELSDELLAGAKVTVLGLQAMYDPPRQDAIDAVGTCLHAGIEVKMITGDHAVTARAIAEQFGLSGPAGQALEIMTGRELSACPVDELPEAIERTTVFARVSPEQKLRLVESMQARGHVVAMTGDGVNDAPALRRADIGVAMGVGGTEVAKEAADMVLTNDDFASIEAAVEEGRGVFDNLRKFITFTLPTSMGQGLVVLAAILFATQLPILPVQILWVNMITAVALGLVLAFEPLEKDIMDRAPIPPSRPLLTAALMGRIGLVSIVMLIGAFWLFHLELDRGASIEEARTVAVNVFMLVQAAYLLSCRSLERSFVHAGVFSNPWVGVGISAMLLLQIAFTYAPWMNSLFHSAPVDAGSWLRALGVAVAAYGVVGAEKAIRRRLSSRPGYPAVKGSHAGH; from the coding sequence GTGTTGCCGGAGCACGAGGTCTTCCTCCTGTTCGAGACCGATCGGGAGCACGGGCTCGACGCGGACGAGGCACGACGGCGCCTGCATCAGATAGGCCCCAACGTGCTTCCCAGGCTCAGCCGGCGCGGCCCATTGGTCCGGCTATTGCTTCAGTTCCACCATCCGTTGATCTATGTGCTGCTGGCCGCGGCGGCCGCCACGACAGCGATCGGTGAGCTCGTCGACGCCAGTGTGATCCTGGCGGTGGTCGTCCTCAACGCGGGCATCGGCTACCTCCAGGAATCACGCGCGGAGCGAGCGCTAGATGCCCTGGTCGCCATGGTGCAGACCGAAGCGACTGTGGTGCGCAATGGCAGCAAGGTGCGCATCCCCTCCGAAGAGGTGGTTCCGGGCGACGTGGTGGTGCTCGAAACGGGCGACAAAGTTCCGGCTGATCTGCGGCTGTTCGCGGTGCAGGAACTGCAGATCGACGAGTCGGCACTCACCGGCGAGTCCGTCCCCGTCGCCAAACAGTCGCTGAAGCTGCCGGCCGATACGGTGCTGGGAGACCGCGCCAACATGGCATACTCGACCAGCCTGGTCAGCCGTGGACACGGCCGCGGCGTCGTCGTGGCAACCGGCGCCGACACCGAGATCGGCACGATCCACCGGCTGGTGGGCGAGGCCAAAACCCTCCAGACACCACTGACCCGCAAGATCGGCCGGTTCAGCCGGATTCTGACAGTCGCCATCCTCGTCCTGGCTGCCCTGACGTTCCTGCTCGGCCTGGCCCGCGGCGAGGACGCCGGCTACATGCTCACGGCGGCGGTCGCGCTGGCCGTCGGCGCCATCCCCGAAGGGCTGCCGGCCGTGGTAACGATCACCCTGGCGATCGGGGTCGCCCGGATGGCGAAGCGGCAGGCGATCATCCGAAAGTTGCCGGCGGTCGAGACGCTCGGCAGCACTACGGTGATCGGAACGGATAAGACCGGCACACTGACCAGCAACGAAATGACGGTCACCACCGTCGTGGCCGGCGACGAGACATTCACGATCACCGGCACCGGCTACGCGCCCGAGGGCACCATCCGGCTCGAATCCGCTCACACCAGCGCCGCGCACGCCGATGGTCTTTCACCCGACCGGTTTCCGGCGCTTCGCGAGTGCCTGCTGGCCGGGGTGCTGTGCAACGATTCCCACCTGAGTGAACACGACGGCCGCTGGGGTATCACCGGAGACCCGACGGAAGCGGCGATGATCACGGCGGCCGCGAAGGCCGGGCTGCGCCAGGCGGAGGTCAACGACGAGTACCCGCGGCTGGAGTCACTGCCGTTCGATTCCGACCGCGGCTACATGGTGACCTTGCACCGCAAGCCCGGCGGCGGCACTGTCGCCTATCTCAAAGGGGCAGTCGAGCGGGTGCTGGCCATGGCCAACCAGGAGCTCGACGCCGACGGACAGCCGGCTCCGGTCGATCACGGCGCCGTGCATGCTCACACGGACCGCATGGCCTCGGTCGCCTTACGAGTGCTCGCGGTCGCCCGCGTAGACCTGGCGCCGCCGCCGTCAGTCGACCACACGGGCGTCACAACGCTGACCGAGCTATCCGACGAACTACTCGCCGGAGCAAAAGTCACCGTGCTGGGTTTGCAAGCCATGTACGACCCGCCACGGCAGGACGCCATCGACGCGGTCGGCACCTGCTTGCACGCCGGTATCGAAGTCAAGATGATCACCGGCGACCACGCGGTCACGGCCAGGGCAATCGCCGAGCAGTTCGGCCTCAGCGGGCCAGCGGGGCAAGCCCTGGAGATCATGACCGGACGTGAGCTCAGTGCATGCCCGGTCGACGAACTGCCCGAGGCGATCGAACGCACGACGGTGTTCGCGCGCGTCAGCCCGGAACAAAAACTCCGGCTGGTCGAGAGCATGCAGGCGCGTGGGCACGTGGTCGCGATGACTGGTGATGGGGTCAATGACGCCCCGGCGTTGCGGCGCGCGGACATCGGCGTGGCGATGGGTGTCGGCGGAACCGAGGTAGCGAAGGAAGCTGCCGACATGGTGCTCACCAACGACGACTTCGCCTCCATCGAGGCAGCCGTAGAAGAGGGCCGCGGCGTCTTCGACAATCTGCGCAAATTCATCACGTTCACCCTGCCCACCAGCATGGGCCAGGGGCTCGTCGTCCTGGCCGCGATCCTGTTCGCCACCCAGCTGCCGATTCTGCCGGTCCAGATCCTCTGGGTGAACATGATCACCGCGGTGGCGCTCGGTTTGGTGCTGGCGTTCGAACCGCTCGAGAAAGACATCATGGATCGTGCGCCGATACCGCCTTCACGACCGCTGCTCACCGCTGCGCTCATGGGCAGGATCGGGCTGGTGTCGATCGTGATGCTGATCGGCGCGTTCTGGCTGTTCCATCTGGAACTGGACCGTGGGGCGTCGATCGAGGAAGCCCGGACCGTCGCGGTGAACGTCTTCATGCTGGTTCAGGCCGCCTATCTGCTCAGCTGCCGGTCGCTGGAGCGATCGTTCGTCCACGCCGGGGTGTTCAGCAATCCCTGGGTCGGCGTCGGAATCTCCGCCATGCTGTTGCTGCAGATCGCCTTCACCTACGCGCCCTGGATGAACAGTCTCTTCCACAGCGCGCCGGTCGACGCCGGCAGCTGGCTGCGTGCCCTTGGCGTCGCTGTCGCCGCCTATGGTGTGGTCGGCGCCGAGAAGGCTATTCGCCGCCGGTTGTCATCCCGACCGGGCTACCCCGCGGTCAAAGGCTCCCACGCAGGGCACTAG
- a CDS encoding response regulator transcription factor — MSEQIPQPEPDRVIKVFLLDDHEVVRRGVASLLEIEPDITVIGEAGTADQAMARIPALKPDVAILDVRLPDGDGVTVCREIRSRLPGLACLMLTSFADDDALFDAVMAGASGYVLKQIHGTDLVGAVRSLAAGQSLLDPESTSRMLQRLRDKASRKDPLAALSEQERKILDLIGEGLTNRQIGERMFLAEKTVKNYVSNLLAKLDMNRRTQAAAFSAQLKAESARNNRDS, encoded by the coding sequence GTGAGCGAACAGATCCCGCAGCCCGAACCAGATCGAGTCATCAAAGTCTTCCTCTTGGACGACCACGAGGTGGTCCGCCGCGGGGTCGCCTCGTTGCTCGAGATCGAGCCGGACATCACCGTGATCGGCGAGGCCGGGACCGCGGACCAGGCCATGGCGCGAATCCCCGCGCTCAAGCCGGACGTGGCGATCCTGGATGTCCGGTTGCCCGACGGTGACGGCGTCACGGTGTGCCGCGAGATACGCTCTCGCCTGCCAGGGCTGGCCTGCCTGATGCTGACCTCCTTCGCCGACGACGACGCCCTGTTCGATGCCGTCATGGCCGGGGCCTCAGGGTATGTGCTCAAGCAGATCCACGGCACCGACCTGGTGGGCGCGGTACGGTCACTGGCCGCGGGGCAGTCATTGCTGGACCCGGAGAGCACGTCCCGAATGCTCCAGCGGTTGCGCGACAAGGCCAGCCGGAAGGACCCGCTGGCGGCGCTGTCCGAGCAGGAGCGCAAGATTCTCGACCTGATCGGCGAGGGCCTGACCAATCGTCAGATCGGCGAGCGGATGTTCCTGGCCGAGAAGACGGTCAAGAACTACGTCTCCAACCTGCTGGCCAAACTCGACATGAATCGACGCACGCAGGCCGCGGCGTTCTCCGCACAGCTCAAAGCCGAGTCGGCACGGAACAATCGAGATTCCTGA
- a CDS encoding AfsR/SARP family transcriptional regulator: MTERLANRLSLFGCWQLLHGRHIVEVPARSRRLMAFLALRGRRSRAFVAGALWPDVDEHRAQASLRAALSFLHRHAPELVLTTPSELWLAEHVSVDVHTFRLNANRVLTSQTLPDLSHPSRWSIIVGGDLLPGWYDDWVRLERDRIHHTRLHVLETLACRLAEAESFAQALECALTAVEIDPLRESARRSLIQVHLAEGNTVEAVREYRRFSSILDAELGIKPTSQLTSMLGTTLSQLV; encoded by the coding sequence ATGACAGAGCGTCTGGCCAACAGGCTGAGCCTGTTCGGTTGCTGGCAGTTGCTACATGGCCGCCATATCGTCGAGGTTCCTGCCCGGAGCCGCCGGCTGATGGCCTTTCTCGCCCTGCGCGGCCGCCGGTCACGCGCCTTCGTCGCAGGTGCGCTCTGGCCCGACGTGGACGAACACCGCGCGCAGGCGAGCCTGCGGGCCGCGCTGTCGTTCCTACACCGGCATGCGCCCGAACTCGTTCTTACGACACCAAGCGAACTGTGGCTGGCCGAGCACGTCTCCGTCGACGTCCACACGTTCCGTCTCAACGCAAACCGGGTGCTGACCAGCCAGACTCTGCCCGATCTCTCGCATCCGTCCAGGTGGTCCATCATCGTCGGCGGCGACCTCCTACCCGGATGGTACGACGACTGGGTCCGCCTCGAACGGGACCGGATCCATCACACCAGGCTCCACGTACTCGAGACACTGGCTTGTCGCCTCGCCGAAGCGGAGTCGTTCGCCCAAGCCCTCGAGTGCGCCCTGACAGCTGTCGAGATCGACCCGCTCCGCGAGAGCGCACGCAGGTCGCTCATCCAGGTTCACCTCGCTGAAGGGAACACCGTAGAGGCCGTCCGCGAGTACCGGCGGTTCAGTTCGATTCTCGACGCGGAACTCGGCATCAAGCCGACCTCACAATTGACGAGCATGCTCGGCACCACGTTGAGTCAGCTGGTGTGA